CGCATCGGACGCAGCTCGTCCTCCGGCATGGTGGTGATGTCCTTGCCCATGAAACGCACGCTGCCGCCCGTGATCCTGCCCGGACGCTGGAGCAAGCGCAGGATCGCCGCGCCAAGCGTCGACTTGCCGCTGCCGGACTCTCCAACGAGCCCCACGAACTCGCCCGGATCGAGCGAGAAGGTCACATTCCGCACAGCCTGGAGCGGCGTCCGCTTCGTGGTTTCATAGGTGATGTCCAGGTTTTCGACTTCAAGCAACGCCATGACTCTACTCCTCCCGCAGGTGCGGATTGCTGAGCGCGTCGACGCCGAAGTTGATCATCGTGAGCGACAAGGTGATCAGCGACAGCATGAGCGTCGGCGCGGCCAGCCAGGCCCACTGGCCGGTCAGCATCGCGCCGCCGTTATTGGCCCAGTAGAGCATCGTTCCCCAGCTGATCGAGTTCGGGTCGCCCAGCCCCAGGAAGGCCAGGCCAGCCTCCGCGCCGATCGCGCCGTTCGCCGCGCCGATAAAGCTCATCACTACGAACGACATCATGTTGGGCATGACCTCGCGAAAGATGATGCGGATTGTGCTGTCGCCCGCAAAGCGCGCCGAGGTGATGTATTCGCGCGCCCGCAGCGAGATCACCTGCGCGCGCTTCATGCGCGCGCCCCAGGCCCAGCCGGTGATGCCGATCACCACAATCGTCAGCGACAGGCCGCGCACCGGCGCGTAGGCCGCCAGCGCGATCATCAGCGGCAGCGTCGGGATCACCAGCGCCAGGTTGATGAAGAACGAGAGCACGTCGTCGACGATGCCCTGCATGTAGCCCGCCGTCATGCCGATGACCAGCGCGATGGCGGTCGCCAGACCGCCCGCGAGCACACCGACCAGCAGCGAGGTACGGGCACCCCAGATCAGCTGCGACAGCACATCCTGACCGGCCTGGGTCGTGCCCAGCAGGTGTTCGCCGCTGGGCGGCTGCGCGGCCATGAAGCTGGTGTCGCGCGGATCGTAGGGCGCTAAGATCGGCGCCAGCAGCGCCAGCAGGAAAAACATGAACAGCAGGACCAGCCCAACCCGCGCCTTCCGGTTGGCCCACAGCACGTCGAACCAGCGCGGCAGGCGTCGGCGCGCGCGCGTGGTCGACGCGGCGACATCATCGCGGACGCTGTCGGGCGTAGCGGCTGCCGAAACCGCCGCGCTCGCGCCGGAGAGCGGCTGCACGTCGTCGTTCGCCGTCGCCGATCCGGGCACGGATGTGAGCGGCGACGTGCCGGACGTGGTAGCACCCACGTCGGCCAGTTGATCCTGCTTGGTTGCCTCGGCGGCGTTGACCTGCCGCATATTGCGATCGTGAGCAGCCATCAGGTACCCTCTCCTTTCCGCACGCGGGGGTCGAGCCAGCCGTACATCAGGTCCGCGATCAGGTTCGCCAGCAGCACGCCGACGGTCGTGAAGAGGAAGATGGTCTGCATCAGCGGATAATCGCGGTTGCCGACGGCCTCGAAGAGGAGCCGACCCATGCCCGGATAATTGAACAGGCCCTCGACGAAGACCAGACCGCCGAGGATACCGCCGAGCGAGATCGCAAAGCCGGTCACGTTCGGCATAATCGCGTTGCGCGCGCTGTACCGGAGGGCCACCTTCCAGGGCGAGAGCCCCTTCGCCAGCGCCAGCCGCGTGTAATCCTCGCCCAGCGTCTGGATCATGTTGTTGCGCATACCCATGACCCAGCCGATCGGTGCCGTCAGCAGGATCGAGAGCGCGGGCAGGATCGCGTGCCGCAGGATATCCCCGGTGTACTCCCAGCCATACTCGCGCGTCGATGTCTGGCTGAAGCCGCCGCCCATCGGCAGCCAGTTGAGCTTGAAGGCAAAGACGTAGATCATCAGCATCGCGATGCCGTAGTACGGGAGCGTCCCAAGAAACGTCAGGCCCAGGCTCACGATCGAGTCAAAGGCGGTGTTGCGCCTCCAGGCCGCGAACGCTCCCAGCAGCGTGCCGATGATAAAGCCCAGCACCTGCGTCACACCGGCCAGCGCGATGGTCCAGAGGATCGCCTGCCCGATCATCTCCATCACGGTATACGGGAAGTAGGAGGAGGAGACGCCGAACTCGCCGCGCACGAGGTTGCCCAAATAGTCAACATACTGCTGGAAGAGATTTCCATCCGGCGTGCCGAGCATCGCGCGAATCGCGGCGACCTGCGCCGGATCGATCGCTCGGTTCTGGCCGGCGATCTTGCGCACGATCGCCTCCGCCGGGTCGCCGGGCTGTAGCCGTGGGATGAAGAAGTTCAGCGTAATAGCGGCCCAGAGGGTCAGCAGGAAAAACAGGATCCGGCGAATAAAGTAGCGCATAGCTATGCTCCGTCTTTCTGCGGCTGTGGCCTGGCCGGAACAGCGGTGTCCGGCCAGGCTCCGCCGATACGACACGGCACGGGTGCTCCCGACCGTGCCTTACTGCCCGCTCGGCCTCAGATGCGTGATGATCAGGAGCGCGTCGCCGGGCTTGGCATAGGGATCGTCCTTGTTCGGCCAGCCCTCGGCCTTGCGGGTGCTGTACTCGAACCAGTTCGCGCCGTACCACAGCGGCACCGTCGGGAACTGCTCGGCGGAGTACCTCGCGAGCTCGCCGACCACCTTCTTCTGCTCCGCTTCGTCCACGGTGGAGCGCAGCTGATCGATCAGCTTGTCGACATCGGGATTCTTGTGGAAGATGTAGTTCGACGCCGGCGGCGACTGGCTGTGCAGATGGTAGTAGTAGTTGTCGTACATGCTGCACGAGCCGCCATGCACGACGAAGAGCATGTCGTAGTTGCCCGCGGCCCGCTGCGACTCGACTGTCTCCGGGGTGGGTGTCTGCACGTTCACGGTCAGACCGAGCGCGTTCAGATTGGCCTGAATGATCTGGGCCGCCTGGATCCAGTCGGTCCAGCCGCTTTGCACCAGGAAGGTCAACTCCATCGGCTGGCCGTCCTTGGTCATAAACTTGCCGTCGCTCCCTTTCTTATAGCCGGCCTTTTCGAGGATCTGCGTTGCCTGTGCCTGGTCGAAGGGGAACATGCCGTCGTTCTGGATGCCGGACGGGAGCCAGTCCTTCTGGCCCGGCAGCACCAGACCCGTCTGGCTGGCCTGGGCAACATAGCCGAACTGCGCCTTGGTGATGATCTCCTCGCGGTTGATCGCGTAGGCCATCGCGCGCCGGAACTCGACATCATTGAACGGCGCCTTCTGGAGGTTCATGCCCAGGCCGATCGCGCCGCCAGCCGGGAACCAGTAATGGTTGTGCTTGGGATCACGGGCGACGTACGCCTGCTCGATATTGGGAACGAACATGGCGTTCATGTCATATTCGCCCTGTGCCAGCTTCAGGTTCTCGACCTGGTTGCCACCCTCCGCTTTGGTGAACACCAGCTCATTGACCTTCACCTTGTCCGCCTGCCAGTAGCTCGGGTTGCGCTTGAGGACAAGCTGGCGCTGGTTGAAGCTTGCCGGCAGGAACGGCCCGGTAGCTACCGGGCTCTCGTTGACAAACGTCACGGGATCGGCCTGCTTTTCCCAGATATGCTTGGGAACGATTCGCTGGTTCGCAACGCGCTCGAACAGCGAGACGGCGGGCTCCTTGAACGTGAAGACGATGGTGTTGCCGTCGGCGGTGACGGTGTCGAGCGATTTCCACAGACCGCGCGTATCCAGCGCCTGGTGCTCCTTGAGCATGTTGAGCGTAAACACTACGTCGTCCGGCGTGAAGGGCTGCCCGTCACTCCACTTCACGCCCTCGCGGATCGTAAGCTGGAGATTCTGCGGGTCCTTCCACGCATACTCCGTCGCAAGCCACGGGTGGTACTCGCAGGCATAGCTGTTGAGCACGAGCAGCGGCTCGTAGATATACATGCCGTCGCCCAGCAGCACGTTGGGCGAGAACGGATTGTAGTTGACCTGTGGAGTCGAGCCGCCGCCAAAGCTGCCGAGGTTCAGCCGTTCGATCATACCGTCGGCAGCGCCGCTCTGCTCGGCTGAGCCGCCGCCCTCGGTCGCGGCAGGCTGCGACGGCTGCGGCGACGCGGCGCGGTTCGCGTCTCCCGCGGCGCCGTTTTCCGACGATCCGCCACAGGCCGCCAGCACCAGTGCCAGCACGACTGTGAGGGCTACTCCATACCATGATCGAGTCATACCGCCTCCTCCTTCATCTGCGTTGACAAGTAGAGGTACCCCAACCCAGGCTCCCGAGTACGCTCTGCTTGTTTCCTGCCCTTGGGAGCGACGACGCCGAACACGGCACGGCGGGTCCGACCAGCGGGCATCCGGCATGGCGGGGCTGGACCTCTCGTTCAGCGCTGGCATCCTGCACGACCTGACCAGCAGCGTGAACGACCCGCGAGCTTGTGGCGATCGAAGCGCCCGTGGGCTGTGCCGCCTCATGCACCATTGTGTTCTGGTTGCTCTTCTTCATCGAACGTGCTAACGTGTATGGTAAACGTTTACAGATGGCGTCAGCACGGCACGATGAACGGTTGAGCACGATCGAGACAGAGACGGTAGGGTCTGCTCATGCAGAAGGCGTACCACGAACACGCCGCCGCGCGGAAGAGAGGAGACTCCAGATGGTTGAATTGCGCGACAAGCGCTTCCTGATCGATGGCGAGCCGCAGATCCTCATGTGTGGCGAGCTGCACTACTTCCGACTTCGCCGCGAGGATTGGCAGCATCGCATCGACCTGCTCAAGGCCGCAGGCTGTAACGCGGTCGCCTCGTACGTGCCCTGGCTCTGTCACGAGCCGGTGCCGGGACTGATCGATCTTGACGGCACGACGCGACCCGAGCTCGATCTCGGCGGCTTTATCGATCTATGCCGTGAGCATGGCCTGTACGTTTTCGTGCGGCCCGGCCCTTTCATCATGGCCGAGATGAAAAACGAGGGCATCCCCTTCTGGGTGTACGAAGCCGTGCCGGAGGCCATCCCCGTGAGCTGGGACGGGGCGCAGGTGCCGACCCGCACCCTGGATTATCTCCATCCCGGCTTTCTCGCGGCGGTCCAAAGCTGGTATGCCGCCGTGATGCGCGTCATCGCGCCGCGTCTCCAGCCCAACGGCGGCAACATTATCGCGGTGCAGCTCGACAACGAGATCGGCATGCTTGCGTGGGTCACGAACACGCCCGATCTGACGGATCGCGTGCTGGATGATCTTGCGCGCTGGCTCGCCGACCGCTACGATGCCCCGACCTTGCGTGATCGCTACCCCTTTGATCTCCACCGGGCCGCGCTGCGGAATCCGGCGATCCGCTCGCCCCAGGAGTCGTTTGCCGCCGCGCTGCTGTACGATCTGGGTGCGTATATGCGGCACCGCTTTGCGCGCTACGTGGCGACGCTGCGGAGCTACGCCGAGCAGTGCGGCGTGACGGGCGTCCCGTGGGTGATCAACATCCACGGCACGGATCGCGGGCGGGGCCTGACCTACCCGATCGGGATCAGCCAGCTGTACCAGGCGTACACGCAGGCACCTGACTATCTCGGCGGATCGGATCATTACCTTGGCGATCTGAACGCGGCGAATTTCCAGGATCTGTATCTGATCAACGCGCTGATGGACGCCGTCAATCTGCCGGACCAGCCGTTGTCGTCGGTTGAGTTCGAGGCCGGCAGCGGCGACTACGGCGAAACGTACGGCGGGCGCACCGATCCATCAGCGATCGATCACAAAGTCCGCATGTGTATCGCGCAGGGCAACCGGCTGATTAATTATTATTTGTTTGCCGGTGGCGTGAACTATCGCCTGCCGCAGCCGGTCCACGACGGAAACGATCGCATTGCGTTTACCGGTGAGCGCCACGGCTTTGCGGCCCCGATCAACCCCGAAGGCGAGCTAAACTATACGTATGCGCCGCTGGCGGACGTGACGCACACGATGATGGCGATCGCACCGAAGCTGGCGACCATGCGCGAAGAGCACGACGCAGTGGCGTGGGCCTTCATCCCTGACTATTACATGACCGAGTCGAAGCACCCGTCCAGCCAGATCATGCAGGCGATCGTCGCAAATCTGGAGGCGAATCGTGGTCAGGGCGCGTGGGAGATCGTAGCGCGCGCGATGCTGCTGGGCGGGTATCGGTTTGGCGCGGTGGACGTTCAGCAGCGGGCGCTCGATCCGCGCACAACGCCGACGCTGGTCCTGCCGTCCGCGCGGTATATGGCTGCATCGGTCCAGGCAGCCATCGTGAGCTATCTCCATGCTGGGGGCGGCGTGCTACTGTACGGTGAGGTACCGCTGTTCGACATGGAGGCGCGGCCCTGCACGATCCTCGCCGACGCGCTTGGCCTCCGGTCTATCGGCTCGCGCAGCGCCTCGGCGCACTACTTTTTGTCGCTCGTGGCGCAGAGCTGGGCAGCGCCACGACCGGAGATTCGCACGCATTTCATGCAGAGCTTTGCGCCGGAACGGGGCGACGTCATTTTGCGCGCGTACGATCCTGACGAGGCGTGCGGCTTTGATATTCCCGTTGGCGCAGGCCGAGCGATCGCGATCACGACGGCGTACCGTTGCGACATCGGGCTGTTCCGAACGGCGCTGGAGCGGCTCGGCGCGACCGCCGCGCTCCGCCACGATTCGCCGCACGCCGGCATCTTTATGACCTCGACGGCGTCTGAGGACGGCGAGCGGTTTCTGCACCTTGTGAACCTCGACGGCTTCCCCAAAACGATCCGCATCTCGGAGCGGGAGCAGCCGCTCTTTGGTGGTCGTCCGCTGTCCCTTGCACGGAAAGCAGGCGTGACGCTGCCGATCGGCGTGCGGTTTGGCGATGTGCGGATCGTGTACGCGACCGCCGAGATTGCTCAGGTGGAGCACCAGGCGATCACGTTTCGGCTGACACAGCCCGACGCTGTGATCGCGGTCGAGACGGAGCGCCAGATCGTCGCGGCTGATGCGTTCAGCATGGAGCAGCGCGGGACCACCACGCTGCTCACGCCACGTCGTTCCGCTGCGTTGCATGATCGGCTGACGGTGCGCTGGCGCTAGCTGACTGATCATGGACGGCAGCCGTCACCAATGCCGCTGAGATGGCACGGCT
The genomic region above belongs to Herpetosiphonaceae bacterium and contains:
- a CDS encoding ABC transporter permease, translating into MAAHDRNMRQVNAAEATKQDQLADVGATTSGTSPLTSVPGSATANDDVQPLSGASAAVSAAATPDSVRDDVAASTTRARRRLPRWFDVLWANRKARVGLVLLFMFFLLALLAPILAPYDPRDTSFMAAQPPSGEHLLGTTQAGQDVLSQLIWGARTSLLVGVLAGGLATAIALVIGMTAGYMQGIVDDVLSFFINLALVIPTLPLMIALAAYAPVRGLSLTIVVIGITGWAWGARMKRAQVISLRAREYITSARFAGDSTIRIIFREVMPNMMSFVVMSFIGAANGAIGAEAGLAFLGLGDPNSISWGTMLYWANNGGAMLTGQWAWLAAPTLMLSLITLSLTMINFGVDALSNPHLREE
- a CDS encoding ABC transporter permease, coding for MRYFIRRILFFLLTLWAAITLNFFIPRLQPGDPAEAIVRKIAGQNRAIDPAQVAAIRAMLGTPDGNLFQQYVDYLGNLVRGEFGVSSSYFPYTVMEMIGQAILWTIALAGVTQVLGFIIGTLLGAFAAWRRNTAFDSIVSLGLTFLGTLPYYGIAMLMIYVFAFKLNWLPMGGGFSQTSTREYGWEYTGDILRHAILPALSILLTAPIGWVMGMRNNMIQTLGEDYTRLALAKGLSPWKVALRYSARNAIMPNVTGFAISLGGILGGLVFVEGLFNYPGMGRLLFEAVGNRDYPLMQTIFLFTTVGVLLANLIADLMYGWLDPRVRKGEGT
- a CDS encoding ABC transporter substrate-binding protein translates to MTRSWYGVALTVVLALVLAACGGSSENGAAGDANRAASPQPSQPAATEGGGSAEQSGAADGMIERLNLGSFGGGSTPQVNYNPFSPNVLLGDGMYIYEPLLVLNSYACEYHPWLATEYAWKDPQNLQLTIREGVKWSDGQPFTPDDVVFTLNMLKEHQALDTRGLWKSLDTVTADGNTIVFTFKEPAVSLFERVANQRIVPKHIWEKQADPVTFVNESPVATGPFLPASFNQRQLVLKRNPSYWQADKVKVNELVFTKAEGGNQVENLKLAQGEYDMNAMFVPNIEQAYVARDPKHNHYWFPAGGAIGLGMNLQKAPFNDVEFRRAMAYAINREEIITKAQFGYVAQASQTGLVLPGQKDWLPSGIQNDGMFPFDQAQATQILEKAGYKKGSDGKFMTKDGQPMELTFLVQSGWTDWIQAAQIIQANLNALGLTVNVQTPTPETVESQRAAGNYDMLFVVHGGSCSMYDNYYYHLHSQSPPASNYIFHKNPDVDKLIDQLRSTVDEAEQKKVVGELARYSAEQFPTVPLWYGANWFEYSTRKAEGWPNKDDPYAKPGDALLIITHLRPSGQ
- a CDS encoding beta-galactosidase, yielding MVELRDKRFLIDGEPQILMCGELHYFRLRREDWQHRIDLLKAAGCNAVASYVPWLCHEPVPGLIDLDGTTRPELDLGGFIDLCREHGLYVFVRPGPFIMAEMKNEGIPFWVYEAVPEAIPVSWDGAQVPTRTLDYLHPGFLAAVQSWYAAVMRVIAPRLQPNGGNIIAVQLDNEIGMLAWVTNTPDLTDRVLDDLARWLADRYDAPTLRDRYPFDLHRAALRNPAIRSPQESFAAALLYDLGAYMRHRFARYVATLRSYAEQCGVTGVPWVINIHGTDRGRGLTYPIGISQLYQAYTQAPDYLGGSDHYLGDLNAANFQDLYLINALMDAVNLPDQPLSSVEFEAGSGDYGETYGGRTDPSAIDHKVRMCIAQGNRLINYYLFAGGVNYRLPQPVHDGNDRIAFTGERHGFAAPINPEGELNYTYAPLADVTHTMMAIAPKLATMREEHDAVAWAFIPDYYMTESKHPSSQIMQAIVANLEANRGQGAWEIVARAMLLGGYRFGAVDVQQRALDPRTTPTLVLPSARYMAASVQAAIVSYLHAGGGVLLYGEVPLFDMEARPCTILADALGLRSIGSRSASAHYFLSLVAQSWAAPRPEIRTHFMQSFAPERGDVILRAYDPDEACGFDIPVGAGRAIAITTAYRCDIGLFRTALERLGATAALRHDSPHAGIFMTSTASEDGERFLHLVNLDGFPKTIRISEREQPLFGGRPLSLARKAGVTLPIGVRFGDVRIVYATAEIAQVEHQAITFRLTQPDAVIAVETERQIVAADAFSMEQRGTTTLLTPRRSAALHDRLTVRWR